A window from Aquabacterium sp. NJ1 encodes these proteins:
- the truA gene encoding tRNA pseudouridine(38-40) synthase TruA, translating to MLDDDPGLKAQAFSSVDHRSSETGATRRVALGVSYLGCAYKGWQSQPGGGTVQDTLEAALSTFATKPIKVMCAGRTDAGVHGINQVVHLDTDLARAPFSWVRGTNTFLPKDIAVQWAAEVPSRFHARNSAIGRRYAYILLEAPVRPALESGRVGWVFRPLDLAAMQEAASHLIGEHDFSSFRSSMCQSPTPVKLLREIRITRTALPSRPVQAASFDGSVPDVYPEAGQGPMSTLDGRGAYWRFDFEGQAFLHHMIRNIMGCLLAVGTGTRSPSWVQDVLAARRREVAAPTFAPDGLYFLGPTYDKAWGLPNVTPALAWLPGA from the coding sequence ATGCTGGATGATGATCCGGGGTTGAAGGCGCAGGCCTTCTCCTCGGTTGACCACCGATCCAGTGAAACAGGGGCGACCCGGCGGGTCGCCCTTGGTGTTTCTTACCTGGGGTGCGCGTACAAAGGCTGGCAAAGCCAGCCCGGCGGCGGCACGGTGCAGGACACGCTGGAGGCGGCGCTCAGCACCTTCGCGACCAAGCCGATCAAGGTGATGTGCGCAGGGCGGACTGACGCGGGCGTGCATGGCATCAACCAGGTCGTGCACCTTGATACCGATCTGGCCAGAGCGCCATTTTCCTGGGTGCGCGGCACCAACACCTTCTTGCCCAAGGACATCGCCGTGCAGTGGGCTGCTGAGGTGCCCTCGCGTTTCCATGCACGTAACAGCGCCATCGGTCGGCGCTACGCCTACATCCTGCTGGAGGCACCCGTGCGCCCGGCGCTGGAATCCGGGCGTGTCGGCTGGGTCTTCAGGCCCCTGGATCTGGCAGCCATGCAGGAGGCGGCATCGCACCTGATCGGCGAGCATGACTTCTCATCCTTCCGGTCCTCGATGTGTCAGTCGCCCACACCCGTCAAGCTGCTGCGCGAAATCCGCATCACGCGCACGGCACTGCCCAGCCGGCCGGTGCAAGCGGCGTCGTTTGACGGTTCGGTGCCCGATGTCTACCCGGAAGCAGGGCAGGGCCCCATGTCCACCCTGGATGGCCGTGGCGCCTATTGGCGCTTCGATTTCGAAGGGCAGGCCTTCCTGCATCACATGATCCGCAACATCATGGGCTGCCTGTTGGCGGTGGGGACCGGTACCAGATCGCCCTCGTGGGTGCAGGACGTGCTGGCTGCGCGCCGTCGCGAGGTGGCGGCCCCAACGTTCGCGCCTGACGGCCTGTACTTTCTTGGCCCTACTTATGACAAGGCATGGGGCCTGCCCAATGTGACGCCTGCACTGGCCTGGTTGCCTGGCGCTTGA